In Paracoccus fistulariae, a single window of DNA contains:
- a CDS encoding dihydrodipicolinate synthase family protein produces MSQNIFSGTMPALMTPCTADRSPDFDALVRKGKEMIEVGMSAVVYCGSMGDWPLLSDQDRMTGVARLIEAGVPTVVGTGAINSRSAVALATHAQEVGAAGLMVIPRVLSRGTSVIAQRNHFKTILSAAPDVPAIIYNSPVYGFATRADLFFALRAEHPNLIGFKEFGGKDDLRYAAEHITSKDDQVTLMVGVDTEVYHGFVNCGATGSITGIGTALPKEALLLAALAQKAAGGHAEARMRARELEEAFGVLASFDEGTDLVLYYKYLLVLNGEEEYRLHFNETDELTDAQRNYCEQQYHLFRTWFADWSRQGGMIAECM; encoded by the coding sequence ATGTCCCAGAACATTTTCAGCGGCACCATGCCTGCCCTGATGACGCCTTGCACAGCCGACCGCAGCCCGGATTTCGACGCCCTTGTGAGAAAGGGCAAAGAGATGATCGAGGTCGGCATGTCCGCCGTGGTCTATTGCGGATCGATGGGGGACTGGCCGCTTCTCAGCGATCAGGACCGCATGACTGGCGTGGCGCGGCTGATCGAGGCCGGGGTGCCGACGGTGGTCGGCACCGGCGCCATCAACTCTCGCTCGGCCGTGGCGCTGGCTACCCATGCGCAAGAGGTCGGGGCCGCAGGACTTATGGTGATTCCGCGCGTCTTGTCACGCGGAACCTCGGTGATCGCACAGCGAAACCATTTCAAGACGATCCTTTCCGCCGCGCCGGACGTGCCTGCGATCATCTACAACAGCCCGGTCTATGGCTTTGCCACCCGCGCCGATCTGTTCTTCGCCCTGCGCGCCGAACACCCGAACCTGATCGGCTTCAAGGAGTTCGGCGGCAAGGACGACCTGCGCTATGCGGCAGAGCATATCACCAGCAAGGACGATCAGGTGACGCTGATGGTCGGGGTCGATACCGAAGTCTACCACGGATTTGTCAATTGTGGCGCGACAGGCTCGATCACGGGCATCGGCACCGCATTGCCGAAAGAGGCGCTGTTGCTGGCGGCGTTGGCACAGAAAGCAGCCGGAGGTCATGCCGAGGCGCGGATGCGGGCGCGTGAGTTGGAAGAGGCCTTTGGCGTTCTGGCCAGCTTCGATGAGGGCACTGATCTGGTCCTTTACTACAAATACCTGCTGGTGCTGAACGGTGAAGAGGAATACCGCCTGCACTTCAATGAAACCGATGAACTGACCGACGCGCAGCGAAATTACTGCGAACAGCAATACCATCTGTTTCGCACCTGGTTCGCCGATTGGTCACGCCAGGGCGGGATGATCGCTGAATGCATGTGA
- a CDS encoding ABC transporter ATP-binding protein has translation MTAAVSNHTVSDTSVMEIRDLGLTFHLQRTIADVLARRKGRAVRALNGISLDLREGETLGVVGESGCGKSTLARCIVRLYEPQSGEIRYRGRDIFTDLRRSDREFNRLVQMMFQDPYSSLNPRMTCGQILSEALSVHKMRPPAEVPGRVAELLDLVRLPQDAAQKLPHQFSGGQRQRIAIARALAVEPDVLIADELVSALDVSVQAQVVNLLLELQERLGLTILFVAHDLRLVRHVSHRVAVIYLGRIVEIGDSETLFANPAHPYSQALLSAAPSLDPDDKGQAVHLQGELPSPLNIPPGCPFHVRCPYAAEICKRDVPVLRPVGYAGEVACHLAEEINRNG, from the coding sequence ATGACAGCCGCTGTTTCGAACCACACGGTCTCTGATACCAGCGTGATGGAGATCAGGGATCTTGGCCTGACCTTCCATCTGCAGCGCACCATTGCCGACGTCCTTGCCAGACGCAAAGGCCGGGCCGTGCGCGCGCTGAACGGGATCAGCCTTGATCTGCGAGAGGGTGAGACGCTTGGCGTGGTCGGGGAATCCGGCTGCGGCAAATCCACGCTGGCGCGCTGCATAGTGCGGCTTTACGAACCTCAATCGGGCGAGATCCGGTATCGCGGGCGGGATATTTTCACAGACCTTCGTCGCAGCGACCGAGAGTTCAACCGCCTTGTGCAGATGATGTTTCAGGATCCGTATTCCTCGCTCAATCCGCGGATGACCTGCGGCCAGATCCTGTCCGAGGCGCTGAGCGTGCACAAGATGCGCCCACCCGCCGAGGTGCCCGGCCGTGTGGCCGAGTTGCTGGACCTTGTCCGTCTGCCGCAGGATGCGGCGCAGAAGCTGCCGCACCAGTTTTCCGGTGGACAGCGCCAGCGCATCGCCATCGCACGTGCCCTGGCTGTCGAGCCGGACGTGCTGATCGCGGATGAATTGGTCTCGGCACTGGATGTGTCGGTGCAGGCGCAGGTCGTGAACCTGCTTCTGGAATTGCAGGAACGCCTTGGCCTGACGATCCTTTTCGTAGCCCATGATCTGCGGCTGGTGCGTCATGTGTCGCATCGGGTGGCGGTGATCTATCTGGGTCGCATTGTCGAGATCGGTGACAGCGAAACCCTGTTCGCGAACCCCGCGCATCCCTATTCGCAGGCCTTGCTGAGTGCGGCACCATCGCTTGACCCGGATGACAAGGGTCAGGCCGTCCACCTGCAGGGGGAGTTGCCGTCACCGCTGAATATCCCTCCGGGCTGCCCCTTTCATGTCCGCTGCCCCTATGCCGCCGAAATCTGCAAACGGGACGTGCCCGTGCTGCGCCCGGTGGGATATGCTGGCGAAGTCGCCTGCCACCTAGCTGAAGAGATCAACAGAAATGGCTGA
- a CDS encoding trans-3-hydroxy-L-proline dehydratase, whose product MRSIKTIHVISAHAEGEVGDVIVGGVLPPPGETIWQQRKFIAEDQTLRQFVLNEPRGGVFRHVNLLVPPKHPEAVAAWIIMEPEDTPPMSGSNSICVSTVLLDGGLVPMQEPETHMVIEAPGGLVRVRAECSNGKAQRIFVENLPSFADKIAVPLEVEGLGTITVDTAYGGDSFVVVDAQSLGFEITEREAKDIARLGVRITDAANRQLGFRHPENPDWDHISFCAFCGPLTATETGVTGKSAVAIQPGKVDRSPTGTAVSARMALMAARKELRVGESFEAVSIIGSRFTGRILGTTTVGDRPAIRPEISGRGWITGIHQHMLDPDDPWPGGYRLSDTWGA is encoded by the coding sequence ATGCGCAGCATCAAGACGATCCACGTGATTTCCGCCCATGCCGAGGGCGAGGTGGGCGATGTCATTGTCGGTGGCGTCTTGCCGCCCCCGGGCGAGACGATCTGGCAGCAACGAAAATTTATCGCCGAAGATCAGACCTTGCGCCAATTCGTCCTGAACGAGCCGCGCGGCGGTGTCTTTCGCCATGTCAATCTGCTGGTCCCGCCAAAACATCCCGAGGCGGTGGCCGCCTGGATCATCATGGAGCCCGAAGATACCCCGCCCATGTCCGGCTCGAACTCGATCTGCGTCTCGACCGTGCTGCTGGATGGCGGGCTGGTCCCGATGCAAGAGCCCGAGACACATATGGTGATCGAGGCTCCGGGCGGGCTGGTGCGGGTGCGTGCCGAATGCAGCAATGGCAAGGCGCAGCGGATCTTTGTCGAGAACCTGCCAAGCTTTGCCGACAAGATCGCCGTACCGCTTGAGGTCGAGGGGCTGGGCACGATCACCGTCGACACCGCCTATGGCGGCGACAGCTTCGTGGTGGTCGACGCGCAATCGCTCGGCTTCGAAATCACCGAACGCGAAGCCAAGGACATCGCCCGACTGGGCGTGCGGATCACCGATGCCGCGAACAGGCAGCTTGGCTTCCGCCATCCGGAAAATCCCGACTGGGACCATATCTCTTTCTGTGCCTTCTGCGGGCCACTGACAGCGACCGAGACGGGCGTCACCGGGAAATCCGCCGTTGCCATCCAGCCCGGCAAGGTCGACCGTTCGCCCACCGGAACTGCCGTCTCGGCGCGCATGGCATTGATGGCCGCGCGCAAAGAGTTGCGCGTGGGCGAAAGCTTCGAGGCGGTCTCGATCATCGGCTCTCGCTTTACCGGTCGCATTCTGGGCACCACGACGGTCGGCGACCGGCCCGCGATCCGGCCCGAAATCAGCGGTCGCGGCTGGATCACCGGCATCCATCAGCACATGCTGGACCCGGATGATCCCTGGCCGGGCGGCTACCGCCTGTCCGACACCTGGGGCGCGTGA
- a CDS encoding ABC transporter ATP-binding protein translates to MQMGQTQPILEVDKLCTYFGTKARIPAVRDVTFAVRRGEVLGLVGESGSGKSVTLRSILGLSRRYGQVTGAVRWKGRDISNLSERALRPIRGGEIAMIFQEPMTSLNPLLTVGLQLTETLKAHTDLGRAGRRARAIEMLEHVGIPSAASRLEDYPHQFSGGMRQRVMIAIALAAEPELLLADEPTTALDVTIQAQILDLILRLSDELNMGVILVTHDLGVVAQTCESVAVMYAGRIVEQGPVRQVLHAPGHPYTTGLMRSVPQDVPARTPLYSVPGTPPSLLALPPGCAYALRCASCIDHCLTARPTLDDIAPGRRAACFNPEPISERRPA, encoded by the coding sequence ATGCAGATGGGCCAGACACAGCCAATCCTGGAAGTTGACAAGCTTTGCACCTATTTCGGCACGAAGGCCCGGATCCCGGCCGTGCGCGACGTCACGTTCGCGGTCAGACGGGGCGAGGTACTGGGACTTGTCGGTGAAAGCGGATCGGGCAAAAGCGTCACGCTGCGATCCATTCTGGGGCTCAGCCGCAGATATGGTCAGGTGACCGGCGCCGTCCGCTGGAAGGGGCGCGACATTTCGAACCTGTCGGAGCGCGCGCTGCGCCCGATCCGGGGCGGCGAGATCGCGATGATCTTTCAAGAGCCGATGACCTCGCTGAACCCCTTGCTGACCGTCGGCCTGCAACTGACCGAAACGCTGAAGGCGCATACCGATCTTGGCCGCGCGGGCAGACGCGCCCGCGCCATCGAGATGCTGGAACATGTCGGAATACCATCGGCGGCCTCACGACTTGAGGATTATCCGCATCAGTTTTCGGGCGGCATGCGTCAGCGGGTGATGATCGCGATCGCACTGGCGGCCGAGCCCGAGCTGTTGCTGGCAGATGAGCCGACCACCGCACTGGATGTGACCATACAGGCCCAGATCCTTGACCTGATCCTGCGACTGTCAGACGAACTGAACATGGGGGTCATTCTGGTGACGCATGATCTGGGCGTCGTTGCGCAGACCTGCGAAAGCGTGGCTGTCATGTATGCGGGTCGCATCGTCGAACAGGGCCCGGTCCGGCAGGTTCTGCATGCGCCGGGCCATCCCTATACCACGGGCCTGATGCGCTCGGTCCCGCAGGACGTGCCCGCGCGTACACCGCTTTATTCCGTGCCCGGCACACCGCCCAGCCTGCTGGCGCTGCCCCCCGGCTGTGCATATGCGCTCCGCTGCGCTTCCTGCATCGATCACTGCCTGACCGCCCGCCCCACCCTGGATGATATCGCACCGGGCCGCCGCGCCGCATGCTTCAACCCGGAGCCCATTTCCGAAAGGCGCCCCGCATGA
- a CDS encoding DUF3100 domain-containing protein, which translates to MQIKEILFDWRLHLAVLIITVIAEMIGIISLPIGIGSILLLPLLYAFVMGLLINPNVIPAARAIMTEREVRAATPMIVIAIMPFIAKFGTIIGPSMQTIIDAGPALILQELGNLGTVVLAFPVAVLLLKMGRESIGATFSVAREPNIAIIADKYGLKSQEGAGVMGVYVIGTLFGTFIFAILASVLATTGLFSIEALAMACGIGSGSMMAACSGALASAVPEMKDQILALAGASNLLTYATGMYLCVFVSLPLTEKLYDWLAPKTPAGE; encoded by the coding sequence CACCGTCATTGCCGAGATGATCGGCATCATCAGCCTGCCGATCGGGATCGGTTCCATCCTGCTGCTGCCCTTGCTTTACGCCTTCGTCATGGGCCTGCTGATCAATCCGAACGTCATCCCCGCCGCCCGCGCGATCATGACCGAACGCGAGGTCAGGGCCGCGACCCCGATGATCGTGATCGCGATCATGCCCTTCATTGCGAAATTCGGCACCATCATCGGCCCGTCGATGCAGACGATCATCGATGCTGGCCCCGCTTTGATCCTGCAGGAGCTTGGCAATCTGGGCACGGTCGTGCTGGCCTTTCCGGTGGCGGTGCTGCTGCTGAAGATGGGGCGCGAATCCATCGGTGCGACCTTTTCCGTCGCGAGAGAGCCGAATATCGCCATCATCGCCGACAAATACGGGTTGAAAAGCCAGGAAGGGGCCGGCGTCATGGGCGTCTATGTGATCGGCACGCTGTTCGGCACCTTCATTTTCGCCATTCTCGCCTCGGTCCTTGCCACCACCGGCCTGTTCTCGATCGAGGCGCTGGCCATGGCCTGCGGCATTGGCTCGGGGTCGATGATGGCGGCATGTTCGGGCGCATTGGCCAGCGCAGTTCCCGAAATGAAGGACCAGATCCTGGCCCTTGCCGGGGCCAGCAACCTGCTGACCTACGCGACGGGCATGTATCTGTGCGTCTTCGTGTCGCTGCCGCTGACCGAAAAACTTTACGACTGGCTGGCCCCCAAGACCCCTGCAGGAGAGTGA
- a CDS encoding ABC transporter permease: MSQLSVIKPATRRLGHLRVILEKPGLMLGLFIIGFSTVLAIAPDVFSPYDPNFIDYNAVRQPPSWAHPFGTDMLGRDSLSRVIAAYTVNMQMAVLATVFAMLIGVTVGALVGYYRGIADVIFGRFVDAIITFPFLVLVIAVVAVLGPGLVNMYIAITLVNWVYYARLMRAEVIAQMGNDYAAAGIVMGYSDRRIIFRHLLPNAITPVIVYWMTDMALAILLGSSLGYLGLGAQPPQAEWGVLIAEGRNFITTAWWLSLMPGIAIVVTGIGFSLIGDGLADLLRPRG; encoded by the coding sequence ATGAGCCAGCTTTCCGTCATCAAACCAGCCACCCGGCGGCTTGGCCACCTGCGTGTCATTCTGGAAAAACCGGGCCTGATGCTGGGGCTGTTCATCATCGGATTTTCGACCGTGCTGGCCATCGCACCCGATGTCTTCTCACCTTATGATCCAAATTTCATCGACTACAACGCCGTGCGGCAACCGCCAAGCTGGGCGCATCCCTTTGGCACCGATATGCTGGGCCGCGATAGTCTGAGCCGGGTGATCGCCGCCTATACCGTCAATATGCAGATGGCTGTTCTGGCCACGGTCTTTGCCATGCTGATCGGGGTCACGGTCGGCGCGCTGGTCGGCTATTACCGTGGCATCGCCGATGTCATCTTCGGCCGCTTCGTGGATGCGATCATCACCTTTCCCTTTCTGGTTCTGGTGATCGCCGTCGTCGCGGTTCTGGGGCCGGGGCTGGTGAACATGTATATCGCGATCACGCTGGTGAACTGGGTCTATTACGCGCGCCTCATGCGGGCCGAGGTGATTGCACAGATGGGCAATGACTATGCGGCGGCGGGCATCGTCATGGGCTATAGCGACCGTCGCATCATCTTTCGCCACCTGCTGCCAAACGCCATCACGCCGGTCATCGTCTATTGGATGACAGATATGGCGCTGGCGATCCTTCTGGGCTCATCGCTGGGCTATCTGGGCCTGGGCGCTCAACCCCCGCAGGCAGAATGGGGCGTACTGATTGCCGAGGGTCGCAATTTCATCACCACCGCATGGTGGCTCAGCCTGATGCCGGGCATCGCCATTGTCGTCACCGGCATCGGGTTTTCCCTGATCGGCGACGGACTGGCCGATCTGCTCCGGCCCCGCGGCTGA
- a CDS encoding proline racemase family protein: protein MHVIDSHTGGMPTRVILDGGLDLGTGPLSQRALMLASDHAAFRTGILKEPRGQAGMVAALLVPPQDPTCIAGVIYFDADAVLGMCGHGTIGLAVTLARLGRMAQGVHRVETPAGVVTVQLHDPQTVSVTNIESRRIHGSVTLQVPGHGDVTGDMAYGGNWFFITDSPIPVTTANIPALTQLAIAIRTACHLSNLAGSEGQQVDHVILTGHSPNPATLRRNFVLCPDDEYDRSPCGTGSSALIACLAASGALAPGEDITLESVIGSAYRLSYQPGPTGGVIPRITGQAHVMAESTLVFDPADPFRDGIL, encoded by the coding sequence ATGCATGTGATCGACAGCCATACCGGCGGGATGCCCACGCGGGTGATCCTGGATGGTGGCCTCGACCTGGGCACGGGTCCGCTCTCGCAACGCGCGCTGATGCTGGCCAGCGATCACGCGGCCTTTCGCACCGGCATATTGAAAGAGCCGCGCGGGCAGGCCGGAATGGTCGCTGCGCTGCTGGTGCCGCCGCAGGATCCAACCTGCATCGCCGGGGTCATCTATTTCGACGCCGACGCGGTACTGGGCATGTGCGGTCATGGCACCATCGGGCTTGCGGTGACGCTGGCCCGTCTGGGCCGCATGGCGCAGGGCGTCCATCGGGTAGAGACCCCTGCCGGCGTTGTGACCGTTCAACTGCATGATCCACAGACCGTCTCTGTCACGAATATCGAAAGCCGCCGCATCCACGGCTCGGTCACCCTGCAGGTGCCGGGACATGGCGATGTGACCGGCGATATGGCCTATGGCGGCAACTGGTTTTTCATCACAGACAGCCCGATACCGGTCACGACAGCGAATATTCCGGCGCTGACGCAGCTGGCCATCGCCATCCGCACGGCCTGCCACCTCTCGAACCTTGCCGGGTCAGAGGGTCAGCAGGTCGATCACGTCATCCTGACCGGGCACAGTCCCAACCCCGCGACGCTGCGGCGGAACTTTGTGCTGTGTCCAGATGACGAATATGACCGCTCACCCTGTGGGACCGGCAGTTCGGCACTGATCGCCTGCCTTGCCGCGTCGGGCGCCCTGGCGCCGGGCGAAGACATCACGCTGGAAAGCGTGATCGGCAGCGCCTATCGCCTGTCCTATCAGCCCGGCCCGACCGGCGGCGTGATCCCCCGGATCACCGGTCAGGCGCATGTCATGGCTGAAAGCACCCTTGTCTTCGATCCCGCCGACCCCTTCCGGGACGGCATTCTCTGA
- a CDS encoding aminopeptidase P family protein — protein sequence MAETALSARTGIIEKLRQTLTARGLDAFILPRFDAHQGEYVAPHDERLAHVTGFTGSAGMAIIAPGNVAIFVDGRYSVQLGNQCPGADFSHHHLLDAPPERWLTQNAQRGWRIGYDPMHLPPSWYDRFSAACDLRGAEMVPTSTNPVDEIWDDQPAPPLGAVTPFPPEFAGRTAADKCAALAQQLSDKGLDLFVETQIDNIAWLLNVRGDDIAFNPMPQSFLIATKSGEISWFVDPRKLDDALRGTLPDCVSAHPMEALLPVLGAQVTAGMTVGFDPDFSAVAIRQTVEAGGGTAKPLPSPITRSKAVKNAVELAGLRDCHLQDGVAWTEFTAWLMTSVPQRAASGDPVTEQEAQDYILSLRKTRPGFLTASFQSISAAGGNAAMCHYAATGNRNAPILPESPYLLDSGGQYETGTTDATRSFAFGPRPDGYDRAYTAVFKALYTMSTLRFPKGTQGHHIDAICRRPLWDLGLDYDHGTGHGIGHRLSVHEHPQRLGRPYNPVDLVPGMVVSIEPGYYEAGLYGIRIENIVEIVELDDGFLGFRNMTYAPIQTDMLIPEQMTEAERAWLASYHDTLRRTLGDLLSANAKAWLDKLPDCA from the coding sequence ATGGCTGAAACTGCCCTGTCCGCCCGAACCGGGATCATTGAAAAATTGCGTCAGACACTGACCGCGCGCGGGCTGGATGCGTTCATCCTGCCGCGCTTCGATGCCCATCAGGGGGAATATGTCGCACCGCATGACGAACGCCTGGCCCATGTCACCGGCTTTACCGGCTCTGCCGGAATGGCGATTATCGCCCCCGGCAACGTCGCCATCTTCGTCGATGGGCGCTACAGCGTGCAGCTTGGCAATCAATGTCCCGGGGCGGATTTCAGCCATCATCACCTGCTGGACGCCCCGCCCGAGCGCTGGTTGACGCAGAATGCCCAACGCGGATGGCGCATCGGCTATGACCCGATGCATCTGCCGCCCTCGTGGTACGACCGCTTTTCCGCCGCCTGCGATCTGCGTGGTGCAGAGATGGTGCCCACCTCCACCAATCCCGTGGATGAGATCTGGGATGATCAACCGGCCCCGCCGCTGGGCGCTGTCACCCCTTTCCCACCTGAATTCGCGGGCCGGACCGCCGCTGACAAATGCGCGGCGCTGGCCCAGCAACTATCGGACAAGGGACTGGATCTGTTCGTCGAAACCCAGATCGACAATATCGCCTGGCTGCTGAATGTTCGCGGCGATGACATCGCCTTCAACCCGATGCCGCAATCCTTCCTGATCGCCACGAAATCGGGCGAGATCAGCTGGTTCGTCGATCCCCGAAAGCTGGACGACGCCCTGCGCGGCACCCTGCCCGACTGCGTGAGCGCGCACCCGATGGAGGCGCTTCTGCCGGTTCTGGGCGCGCAGGTGACTGCCGGGATGACCGTCGGATTCGATCCCGATTTCTCGGCCGTGGCCATCCGCCAGACCGTCGAGGCCGGGGGCGGCACGGCCAAGCCCTTGCCAAGCCCGATCACGCGCAGCAAGGCCGTCAAGAACGCGGTCGAGCTTGCAGGCTTGCGCGATTGCCACCTGCAGGATGGCGTGGCCTGGACGGAATTCACCGCCTGGCTGATGACATCTGTACCGCAACGCGCCGCATCCGGCGATCCCGTCACCGAGCAAGAGGCACAGGACTATATCCTGAGCCTGCGGAAAACCCGTCCCGGCTTTCTGACGGCCAGCTTTCAGTCGATTTCGGCCGCCGGCGGGAATGCGGCCATGTGCCATTATGCCGCGACCGGCAACCGGAATGCGCCCATTCTGCCCGAAAGCCCCTATCTTCTAGACAGTGGCGGGCAATACGAGACGGGGACGACCGATGCCACGCGCAGCTTTGCCTTCGGCCCGCGCCCTGACGGCTATGATCGCGCCTATACGGCGGTGTTCAAGGCGCTTTACACCATGTCCACGCTGCGATTTCCAAAGGGAACGCAGGGCCATCACATCGACGCAATCTGCCGTCGTCCGCTGTGGGATCTGGGGCTGGATTACGATCACGGCACCGGCCACGGCATCGGCCATCGCCTGTCGGTTCACGAACATCCGCAACGACTGGGCCGACCCTATAATCCGGTCGATCTGGTGCCCGGCATGGTCGTCTCGATCGAGCCTGGCTACTACGAGGCCGGGCTTTACGGCATCCGCATCGAGAATATCGTCGAGATCGTAGAGCTGGACGATGGCTTTCTGGGCTTTCGCAATATGACCTATGCGCCGATTCAGACAGATATGCTGATACCGGAACAGATGACCGAGGCGGAACGGGCCTGGCTGGCCAGCTATCACGACACGCTGCGCAGGACGCTTGGCGACCTGCTAAGCGCGAATGCGAAAGCATGGCTGGACAAGCTGCCCGATTGCGCCTGA
- a CDS encoding NAD(P)-dependent alcohol dehydrogenase: MRAAVIRAYGGPDVVRIETLPAPVPRKGLVGITVKAAAVTRGDARIRAADAPPGLSAGLRLAFGLRRPRQPVLGMFFSGRLTEAALSLPQDARVFGNTGMAMAAHAEALIIKPERILPIPDGLGDTEAAALFFGGLTAADFLIDKAGIGPGARLLINGATGEVGCAAIQIARFCGAKITAVCRAQNHDLARDLGAHHLHDYRDGAPKGQWDVIMDIAGTLPWRQAEALLAPGGMLLPVTASLGTMIGAMLRPKRRDGRRVSGTSSADGSDAMRRVLDLHSRGALRPVIGATFALEHIEKAHALAENGHKRGSVVVVM; this comes from the coding sequence ATGAGAGCCGCTGTCATCCGCGCCTATGGTGGTCCAGACGTCGTCAGGATAGAGACGCTGCCCGCGCCGGTGCCGCGCAAGGGGTTGGTCGGTATCACCGTCAAGGCCGCGGCGGTGACGCGGGGCGATGCCCGGATCAGGGCGGCCGATGCGCCTCCGGGGCTTTCGGCGGGTTTGCGCCTTGCCTTTGGGCTTCGGCGACCAAGGCAGCCGGTATTGGGCATGTTCTTCAGTGGCAGGCTCACTGAGGCGGCCTTGAGTTTGCCCCAAGATGCGCGCGTCTTCGGCAATACCGGCATGGCGATGGCGGCGCATGCGGAAGCGCTGATCATCAAGCCCGAACGCATCCTGCCGATACCGGACGGCCTTGGCGATACCGAAGCCGCAGCCCTGTTCTTTGGCGGGCTTACAGCCGCCGATTTTCTGATCGACAAGGCCGGGATCGGACCGGGTGCAAGGCTGCTGATCAATGGCGCGACCGGAGAGGTCGGTTGCGCCGCAATTCAGATTGCTCGGTTTTGCGGGGCCAAGATCACGGCGGTCTGTCGTGCACAGAACCACGATCTTGCCCGCGATCTGGGCGCCCATCATCTGCATGATTACCGCGACGGCGCACCGAAGGGGCAATGGGACGTAATCATGGATATTGCCGGGACCCTGCCCTGGCGGCAGGCAGAGGCCCTGCTGGCACCCGGCGGGATGCTGTTGCCGGTGACGGCATCCCTTGGCACCATGATCGGCGCAATGCTGCGACCCAAACGCCGGGATGGTCGCCGGGTCAGCGGGACATCCTCGGCCGACGGGTCCGATGCGATGCGAAGAGTGCTTGATCTTCATTCACGCGGCGCGCTGCGCCCGGTTATCGGCGCGACATTCGCGCTTGAGCATATCGAAAAGGCACATGCCCTTGCCGAAAACGGGCACAAACGCGGCTCTGTCGTGGTGGTGATGTGA
- a CDS encoding GntR family transcriptional regulator, with the protein MAGRRAVKKESLPEMIASDLRQRILSGELAEGEAIRQELLAQEYDVSRMPVREALKRLAAEGLLQWENNRGGSVVRHSLPEIAEIFDLRILIEVDLLRRAIPVMTERDFDSCERLLARMDEAYETEDVSTWGEYNSAYHMALYAAADRRMSMEFLERLHLHSDRYVRIHLSVMEQREPAKEEHRKLLEFARQGDASGGATLLTRHIARAKSELLAMIERQRLQSGD; encoded by the coding sequence ATGGCTGGAAGACGCGCGGTCAAAAAGGAAAGTCTGCCCGAAATGATCGCCAGCGACCTGCGGCAACGGATCCTCAGCGGCGAACTGGCCGAGGGTGAGGCGATCCGCCAAGAGCTTCTGGCTCAGGAATATGACGTCTCGCGCATGCCGGTGCGCGAAGCGTTAAAACGGCTCGCTGCCGAGGGCCTTCTGCAATGGGAAAACAACCGCGGCGGCTCGGTGGTCAGGCACTCGCTGCCGGAAATCGCCGAGATTTTTGATCTGCGCATCCTGATCGAGGTGGACCTGCTTCGCCGCGCCATCCCCGTGATGACCGAACGCGATTTCGACAGCTGCGAGCGCCTTCTGGCGCGGATGGACGAAGCCTATGAAACCGAAGATGTCAGCACTTGGGGCGAATATAACTCTGCCTATCACATGGCCCTCTACGCGGCCGCAGATCGGCGCATGTCGATGGAGTTCCTTGAACGTCTGCACCTGCATTCGGATCGCTACGTGCGCATCCACCTGAGCGTCATGGAACAGCGCGAACCGGCCAAGGAAGAGCACCGCAAGCTGCTGGAATTCGCCCGGCAAGGCGATGCATCGGGCGGCGCCACCCTGCTGACCCGACATATCGCGCGCGCGAAAAGCGAATTGCTGGCGATGATCGAGCGACAAAGGCTGCAATCGGGCGATTGA